The window ATTCACCGGCATTACGACATTGGCAACCACCTGTACCAGCTAATGCTGGATAAGCGCATGACCTACACCTGTGGGTACTGGAAAAACGCAGATACACTGGACCAGGCACAGGAAAATAAGATGGACCTGATTTGCCGGAAAATAGGACTACAGGCAGGGCAGCGGGTACTTGATATAGGCTGTGGCTGGGGCAGTTTTGCAAAATTTGCTGCAGAAAAATATGGTGCCAGGGTGGTGGGCATTACCATCTCCAATGAGCAGCTTAAACTTGGCAGAGAAATGTGCAGGGGCCTGCCTGTAGAGCTCCGCTTTCAGGACTACAGGGAAGTTAATGAGAAATTTGATCACATTGTATCCATCGGAATGGCCGAGGCTGTTGGCTATAAAAACCTGCGCGCCTATATGAAAGTGGCTAACCGCTGCCTGAACGAAGATGGCTTTTTTCTATTACACACCATCGGTCATCCGTTTTCTAAAACCTCACCCGATCCTTTTATAGACAAATATGTTTTCCCCAACTGCCTGATTCCCTCCCTTAAACAGCTGGGAGCTGCCATGGAGCATCTTTTTGTGGTGGAAGATCTGCACAATTTCGGGCCACATTATGACCCCACCCTGATGGCCTGGTTCCACAACTTTAACCAGAGCTGGCCCCAGCTGCAGGGAGAATATGATGAGCGGTTTTACCGTATGTGGAAGTACTATCTGCTGACCAGCGCCGGCTCCTTCAGGGCCCGCAACAACCAGTTATGGCAGATTGTACTTTCAAAAAAAGGAGTTTTGGGTGGTTATACTTCTCACCGTTAATGATAGGCAAACAAAAAAAGCAGGATACTCAAA of the Flammeovirgaceae bacterium 311 genome contains:
- a CDS encoding cyclopropane fatty acyl phospholipid synthase (COG2230 Cyclopropane fatty acid synthase and related methyltransferases), which codes for MNPQKSRQHVAKILSPAGIEINGPNPWDLQVHNEQFYSRVLQQGTLGLGESYMDGWWDCERIDEFVFRVIRADLYKTAKFGWKTWVEILLAKVINLQTKRKAVDNIHRHYDIGNHLYQLMLDKRMTYTCGYWKNADTLDQAQENKMDLICRKIGLQAGQRVLDIGCGWGSFAKFAAEKYGARVVGITISNEQLKLGREMCRGLPVELRFQDYREVNEKFDHIVSIGMAEAVGYKNLRAYMKVANRCLNEDGFFLLHTIGHPFSKTSPDPFIDKYVFPNCLIPSLKQLGAAMEHLFVVEDLHNFGPHYDPTLMAWFHNFNQSWPQLQGEYDERFYRMWKYYLLTSAGSFRARNNQLWQIVLSKKGVLGGYTSHR